From Halichoerus grypus chromosome 6, mHalGry1.hap1.1, whole genome shotgun sequence, one genomic window encodes:
- the RESF1 gene encoding retroelement silencing factor 1 isoform X5: protein MNWNAKPENVTLPPQYPKKQSSFLEQALINTLNTTSQSSLNYPGSNQEACMFLGNSNPVSQPLLNIRNYTTPQQIPIPDMHNGTLVASQTSVERITYANVKGSKQLNHNLQMSSGVTQNIWLNSPMRNSMLSPTGATVSHQTGFGTNTPNIHALQNPFVTSDSYSMQLQMIPSNSARVPVTYPGAPRLNPSLSERQVDWAPQYTSSGLTYPDYRPLPKQYSYLPRSFLQDPALQKQNPVPSTSLHIKNSHPPDSPRTLQSKQTATIQSYQYAVTQTDKRPPPPPYDCRYASQPLQSTQHVIKQAAVDVPQMHLPEMRKDFSRSFQQHWQNLNETVSTVGNSCNLKVNTNVTQPFNEPVRSSVDGVQTLAQSNQERRIDSCDLSNQVLDTSATKEKLVRDIKTLVEIKKKFSELARKIKINKNLLMAAGCIKTTDTSYSELAANSEMSLKQTAQIQSGPQETLVTPEDKPPTIIESGKETNRTHSTINSNIQDPKWGNCNQVNSVLLNSVYSEKLPMPDQLHDLKVRTSLKASTVDITQATLSKAQISSGNVNVELNVPTNSETTSVPQSTSFEEYVSKYPNKNTLILSLLTCRDKPQEKLLKNASETIQGSKPHSFEINSNNQITGNQPTLKTMETPSTCNINAKVLDNSFCLEHKSSASGVSSKSDNHFPMELLATCLSLWKKQPSEPTEEKQYNESKNRTAVGVSKPVETCDKSPFSVVGNAQNKMINTSQETTLSIVVQNYESSSATVTKGTELQVAIVSPLILSDVKTLSAKGITPEAVSETLYPVIKEGSVCSLQNQLAEDKSVTAALKANLKEPVAGTTTDTKMFSPIQKEEQSESTNSEDIPNSNQGKPIKSEPDTHCSVSEQQASYKSRNSDLVSGDMLHIDNICSLVEGDTSYNSQIAKIFNLPPLKRVEPQKSLPNHKVITKGQQKEQTDSLTEYKDFGFQNDNFLQCTDISRKITDQVESLQPPESSSLKYVKADSGILEESNLDHITKKESMANDRCSSPAIEQDSCPREVDSSCNYTAQDPARSEILSDKASVLYLHDQLSELLKEFPYGIEAVNTHEGSVAQQKTNQISKDQTCDKTGCDSKGSTDQIQITILNSEQMKELFPEHDNQLCEVDKLTEHQKEEPVKKEGHSQCDPQADTDGKTDDNLMDSEKDDVGCCALGWLSMVYEGVPQCQCNSINNSTSKEEKGENPCSSKINSCNQGERTSDRNDPVGCNSPLNNNLKIPLTLPDMKNHFPEIEQGKNRNDMPKTKQRSLRTEQELLGPFLSKGDKKLDSMQSHKRKGKLQFHEITFHTSNKMTKFSQESLHQKFMAQNSRPLKTKVGFLTNRKDPRMKNGSLVQSVSPEKIKLKAGGLRQKVLEKRKLDDGGILDSKIKRKKYDKQEQNKSVADGTFKLCNFLSIPNERCRVKEKTVSNVKSSVSKDSSSKINRVLTPKEYLQRQKHKEAMGSNASKKSYVRNVPCDSQYMKSSKLSMQVGSCEKSDESPNSSVQTSKESLNICSSHGKNLKIHHSEESKAYISRNVKGIVGGKQPDKMWIDKTKLDKNLSSINNEVEFSQVSHQSKDQRKLYLNRVAFKCTERESICLTKLDSSPRKLNKEGRPENKPQSLLPVKDATEKPSMLEFKLCPDGLIKNTNYVDDWKDLQPHPRKEQAPVQGES, encoded by the coding sequence ATGAATTGGAATGCAAAACCAGAGAATGTCACCTTACCACCACAGTATCCTAAAAAGCAGTCATCTTTTTTGGAGCAGGCTTTAATAAATACACTTAACACAACATCTCAGAGTTCTTTAAACTATCCTGGAAGTAACCAAGAAGCATGTATGTTTCTTGGTAATTCAAATCCAGTTTCACAGCCACTGCTAAACATCAGAAATTATACAACTCCTCAGCAAATCCCTATTCCTGATATGCATAATGGGACACTTGTGGCCTCACAAACTTCAGTGGAAAGAATCACATATGCAAATGTTAAAGGATCCAAACAACTAAATCACAATTTGCAAATGTCTTCAGGAGTAACACAAAACATATGGTTGAACTCACCAATGAGGAATTCTATGCTTTCTCCTACAGGGGCAACTGTGTCCCATCAAACTGGTTTTGGAACTAATACACCTAATATACATGCACTACAGAATCCGTTTGTAACATCAGATTCCTATTCTATGCAACTACAAATGATCCCTTCTAATTCTGCAAGAGTTCCTGTAACTTACCCAGGAGCCCCGAGACTTAACCCATCTTTATCAGAACGACAGGTTGATTGGGCACCACAGTATACATCCAGTGGACTGACTTACCCAGATTATAGACCACTTCCAAAGCAATACAGTTACTTACCACGAAGCTTTTTGCAAGATCCTGCTCTTCAGAAACAAAACCCTGtgccatctacatcattgcataTTAAAAATAGTCACCCTCCAGATTCTCCACGGACTTTACAGTCAAAGCAGACTGCAACCATACAGTCCTATCAATATGCAGTTACTCAAACTGACAAAAGACCTCCGCCGCCTCCTTATGACTGTAGATATGCAAGCCAGCCTTTGCAGAGTACTCAGCATGTTATTAAACAGGCTGCTGTGGACGTTCCTCAAATGCACTTACCTGAAATGAGGAAAGACTTCTCTAGAAGCTTTCAACAGCATTGGCAAAACCTTAATGAAACTGTCAGCACCGTTGGCAATTCCTGTAACTTGAAGGTAAATACCAATGTCACTCAGCCTTTTAATGAACCTGTTAGATCTTCTGTGGATGGTGTTCAGACCCTTGCTCAAAGTAATCAAGAGAGAAGAATAGACTCTTGTGATCTTTCAAATCAAGTACTGGACACAAGCGCCACAAAAGAAAAGTTAGTGAGGGATATTAAAACattagtagaaataaaaaagaagttttcGGAACTtgcaaggaaaattaaaattaataaaaatcttttgatgGCAGCAGGTTGTATTAAAACAACTGATACCTCTTACAGTGAATTAGCTGCAAATTCTGAAATGTCTCTGAAACAAACTGCCCAAATCCAGTCTGGACCACAGGAGACCCTAGTGACTCCAGAGGATAAACCACCAACCATAATAGaatctggaaaagaaacaaatagaacaCACAGTACAATAAATTCCAACATTCAGGACCCGAAGTGGGGAAATTGTAACCAAGTGAATTCTGTTTTACTAAACTCTGTCTATTCAGAAAAGTTGCCAATGCCAGACCAGTTACATGATTTGAAAGTTAGGACTTCTTTAAAGGCATCAACTGTTGACATTACCCAGGCAACATTAAGTAAGGCCCAGATTTCATCAGGAAATGTCAACGTTGAACTAAACGTGCCAACAAATTCTGAAACAACTTCTGTTCCTCAGTCTACATCCTTTGAGGAATATGTttcaaaatatccaaataaaaatacGCTAATTCTCAGTTTACTTACATGTAGAGATAAACCTCaggagaaattattaaaaaatgctaGTGAAACTATTCAGGGTTCTAAACCACATAGTTTTGAAATTAACTCAAATAACCAAATCACTGGTAACCAACCAACTTTGAAAACCATGGAAACTCCAAGTACATGTAATATAAATGCCAAGGTTTTAGACAACTCATTTTGCCTTGAGCATAAATCCTCAGCAAGTGGGGTGTCTTCTAAAAGTGACAATCACTTTCCCATGGAATTGCTAGcaacatgtctttctctctggaAAAAGCAGCCTTCAGAACCTACAGAGGAAAAACAGTATAATGAGTCAAAAAACAGAACAGCAGTTGGAGTTTCAAAACCTGTGGAAACCTGTGATAAGAGTCCATTTTCAGTTGTAGGAAATGCTCAGAATAAGATGATAAACACCTCACAAGAAACAACTTTGTCAATAGTAGTACAGAATTATGAATCTTCCAGTGCAACTGTTACAAAGGGAACAGAACTTCAGGTTGCTATAGTCTCACCCTTAATTCTTTCAGATGTCAAAACATTGTCTGCCAAAGGAATAACACCTGAAGCTGTATCTGAAACACTGTATCCAGTTATTAAGGAAGGCAGTGTTTGTAGCTTACAAAATCAGTTGGCAGAAGATAAAAGTGTTACTGCTGCTCTGAAAGCTAATCTTAAAGAACCGGTAGCAGGTACCACAACAGACACAAAGATGTTCTCACCAATTCAGAAGGAAGAGCAAAGTGAGTCAACTAATTCAGAAGACATACCTAATAGCAATCAAGGAAAGCCTATCAAGTCAGAACCAGATACCCACTGTTCTGTGAGTGAACAGCAAGCCTCATATAAGTCAAGAAACAGTGATCTTGTTAGTGGTGATATGTTACAtattgacaatatttgttctcttgTTGAAGGTGATACATCTTACAATTCCCAAATAGCAAAGATATTCAACTTGCCTCCTTTGAAAAGGGTTGAGCCACAGAAATCTCTACCCAATCACAAAGTGATTACTAAGGGACAACAAAAAGAGCAAACAGACAGCCTCACTGAATATAAAGACTTTGGttttcaaaatgataattttttacaGTGCACAGATATTTCACGTAAAATAACTGATCAGGTAGAATCTCTGCAACCTCCAGAATCATCATCTTTGAAGTATGTTAAAGCAGATAGTGGAATTCTAGAGGAGAGCAACTTGGACCATATCactaaaaaagaaagcatggctAATGATAGGTGTTCATCACCTGCTATTGAGCAGGATAGTTGTCCTCGGGAAGTTGATTCATCCTGCAATTACACTGCCCAAGATCCTGCAAGAAGTGAGATTCTCAGTGATAAGGCATCTGTCTTATACCTACACGATCAGCTGtcagaacttttaaaagaatttccctATGGTATTGAAGCTGTGAACACACATGAAGGTTCTGTGGCCCAACAGAAAACAAACCAGATCTCAAAAGATCAAACTTGTGATAAAACTGGTTGCGACTCCAAGGGCTCAACAGACCAAATACAAATTACAATATTAAACTCGGAGCAAATGAAAGAATTATTTCCTGAACATGATAATcaactctgtgaggtagacaAGTTAACAGAACATCAGAAAGAAGAACCTGTAAAAAAAGAAGGGCACAGCCAGTGTGACCCACAAGCAGACACGGATGGAAAGACTGATGATAACTTAATGGATTCAGAGAAAGACGATGTTGGTTGCTGTGCATTGGGGTGGCTGTCTATGGTTTATGAAGGGGTACCCCAGTGTCAGTGTAATTCCATCAACAACTCAacttcaaaggaagaaaaaggggaaaatccGTGTTCTTCGAAGATCAATAGTTGTAATCAAGGAGAAAGAACTTCTGATAGAAATGACCCTGTTGGGTGTAATAGTCCTCTAAATAACAATCTGAAGATTCCTTTGACTTTGCCAGATATGAAAAACCATTTTCCTGAAATAGAGCAAggcaaaaatagaaatgatatgcccaaaacaaaacaaaggtcaCTGAGGACAGAACAAGAATTATTAGGTCCGTTTTTATCTAAAGGTGATAAAAAACTAGATTCCATGCAAagtcacaaaagaaaaggaaaactgcagTTTCATGAGATAACTTTTCACAccagtaataaaatgacaaaattttctcAAGAGAGCCTGCACCAGAAGTTCATGGCACAAAACTCACGTCCACTAAAAACAAAGGTGGGTTTTTTGACAAATAGAAAAGATCCACGTATGAAGAATGGTTCTTTGGTACAGTCAGTAtccccagagaaaataaaattgaaagcagGTGGCTTGAGAcaaaaagttttggaaaaaagGAAGTTAGATGATGGGGGCATACTTGATTCaaagataaagaggaagaaatacgATAAGCAAGAGCAGAATAAAAGTGTGGCAGATGGTACctttaaattatgtaattttttgtCAATTCCAAATGAAAGATGTAGGGTTAAAGAAAAGACAGTATCAAATGTTAAGTCCTCAGTCTCCAAGGATAGTTCATCTAAAATTAATAGAGTTCTGACACCAAAGGAGTATTTGCAAAGGCAGAAGCACAAAGAAGCAATGGGTAGCAACGCATCAAAGAAAAGCTATGTGAGGAATGTACCGTGTGATTCTCAATACATGAAGTCCAGTAAACTTTCCATGCAAGTAGGGAGTTGTGAGAAATCAGATGAGAGCCCTAACAGCAGCGTACAGACTTCTAAAGAAtccttaaatatttgttcaagCCATGGTAAAAACCTCAAGATCCACCATTCTGAGGAGTCCAAAGCATACATTTCAAGGAATGTTAAGGGAATAGTTGGTGGAAAGCAACCTGATAAAATGTGGATTGATAAAACCAAATTAGACAAAAATTTAAGCAGCATAAACAATGAAGTGGAATTCAGTCAAGTGTCTCACCAGTCAAAGGATCAAAGGAAACTGTATCTGAACAGAGTTGCATTTAAGTGCACTGAGCGTGAGAGCATTTGTCTCACAAAATTAGACAGTTCACCCAGGAAGCTTAACAAAGAAGGGAGACCGGAAAATAAACCTCAGAGCCTCTTACCTGTGAAAGATGCCACAGAAAAACCAAGCATGCTGGAATTTAAATTATGTCCAGATGGACTGATTAAGAATACAAATTATGTTGATGACTGGAAGGATCTGCAGCCTCATCCTAGGAAGGAGCAAGCTCCTGTGCAAG